A single region of the Pseudomonas sp. B21-023 genome encodes:
- a CDS encoding PAS domain-containing protein, whose translation MPEREIQALRQRNAELESQLAQRKDIDNSLYRFLFDTMDEGFCVIEFFDGPHGPLSDYIHVVANAAYARHAGIPNVVGQKLREMVPDEADDWVARYGQVLRTGQPLQFEQELVATGRILAVTTFRIEPAERNQVAVLFQDVTERRRAETALQQLNDHLEQRVADALAERSLFAELVEHSVARVQVVDTSLRFLAVNTRAVKDFQFLFGRTLKAGDRLADCLDGFPDEYQRSVALWHRALAGESFIEVIEYGRGNYRRHFELRFNPLRNADGGVVGAYLFVYDISRQANEQKRLLEAEEALRQAQKMEAVGQLTGGIAHDFNNLLGGILGAQELMRQRLGQARHEEIPALLDTASDSARRAAALVHRLLAFSRRQTLLPRATAVGALVLDMEDLIRRSVGPAIDLSVACAPQLWPTFIDPPQLESALLNLCINARDALPNGGRIEISCENRHLDETSAAALDLPAGDYLQLNVEDNGRGMTPEVIERAIDPFFTTKPLGQGTGLGLSMAFGFVRQSGGQLRIRSTVGEGTRVELYLPHHHEAPAPPQALPQATPLAHLGQARILLVEDQAALRLVIGELLEELGHEVHGAGDGAAALTMLEGGLVPQLLISDIGLPGSLNGRQVAEASRALHPTLPVLFITGYDESAALADGQLPPRTQVLRKPFELTAITDAVAHLLSAG comes from the coding sequence ATGCCCGAACGTGAAATCCAGGCATTGCGCCAGCGCAATGCCGAACTCGAAAGCCAGCTCGCCCAACGCAAGGACATCGACAACAGCCTTTATCGCTTCTTGTTCGACACCATGGACGAGGGCTTCTGCGTCATCGAGTTCTTCGACGGTCCCCATGGGCCGCTCAGCGACTACATCCATGTCGTCGCCAACGCCGCCTACGCCCGCCATGCCGGCATACCCAATGTAGTCGGACAGAAGCTGCGGGAGATGGTGCCCGACGAGGCCGACGACTGGGTGGCCCGCTACGGCCAGGTATTGCGCACTGGCCAACCATTGCAGTTCGAACAGGAACTGGTGGCCACCGGCAGGATCCTGGCGGTAACCACCTTCCGTATCGAGCCCGCCGAGCGCAATCAGGTGGCGGTGCTGTTCCAGGACGTTACCGAGCGACGTCGGGCGGAAACCGCACTGCAACAGCTCAACGACCATCTCGAACAACGCGTGGCTGACGCCCTGGCCGAACGCAGCCTGTTCGCCGAACTGGTCGAGCACAGCGTGGCGCGCGTCCAGGTGGTGGACACCTCGCTACGTTTTCTTGCTGTGAATACCCGTGCGGTCAAGGATTTCCAGTTTCTTTTCGGGCGCACGCTGAAGGCAGGTGATCGCCTGGCCGATTGCCTGGACGGTTTCCCCGATGAGTACCAGCGCTCGGTGGCGCTCTGGCACCGGGCGCTGGCGGGCGAAAGCTTCATCGAAGTGATCGAATATGGGCGCGGCAACTACCGGCGACATTTCGAACTGCGCTTCAACCCCCTGCGCAACGCCGACGGCGGTGTTGTCGGCGCCTACCTGTTCGTCTACGACATCAGCCGTCAGGCCAACGAGCAGAAGCGCCTGCTCGAGGCCGAGGAGGCCTTGCGTCAGGCGCAGAAGATGGAAGCCGTCGGCCAGCTTACCGGCGGGATCGCCCATGACTTCAACAACTTGCTCGGTGGCATACTCGGCGCCCAGGAGCTGATGCGCCAACGCCTGGGCCAGGCACGCCACGAAGAGATCCCTGCCTTGCTCGATACCGCCAGCGATTCGGCACGACGGGCTGCGGCACTGGTGCATCGCCTGCTGGCGTTCTCGCGACGCCAGACCTTGTTGCCACGGGCTACCGCAGTTGGCGCGCTGGTCCTCGACATGGAGGATCTGATCCGCCGTAGCGTGGGACCGGCCATTGATCTCAGTGTCGCTTGCGCACCGCAGCTCTGGCCGACCTTCATCGATCCCCCGCAACTGGAAAGCGCCCTGCTCAATCTGTGCATCAATGCCCGCGACGCCTTGCCCAATGGAGGACGAATCGAGATCAGCTGCGAGAACCGGCATCTGGACGAAACGAGCGCCGCAGCGCTCGACCTCCCGGCAGGCGACTACCTGCAACTCAATGTCGAGGACAATGGTCGCGGCATGACGCCGGAGGTGATCGAACGGGCAATCGACCCGTTCTTCACCACCAAGCCGCTCGGCCAAGGGACCGGGCTGGGGCTATCGATGGCTTTCGGCTTCGTACGCCAGTCCGGCGGCCAGTTGCGGATCCGCTCGACCGTGGGCGAAGGTACGCGGGTCGAACTCTACCTGCCACACCACCATGAGGCGCCTGCGCCACCGCAGGCGCTGCCGCAGGCCACACCGCTTGCGCACCTCGGGCAGGCACGCATCCTGCTGGTCGAGGACCAGGCTGCCCTGCGCCTGGTGATCGGTGAGCTGCTGGAGGAACTCGGGCATGAAGTGCATGGCGCAGGCGACGGTGCCGCGGCGCTGACTATGCTCGAAGGGGGGCTGGTTCCACAATTGTTGATCAGCGATATCGGCTTGCCTGGCAGCCTCAATGGTCGCCAGGTCGCTGAGGCGAGCCGTGCCTTGCATCCGACGTTGCCGGTGCTGTTCATCACCGGTTATGACGAAAGCGCGGCGCTCGCCGATGGGCAACTGCCCCCACGTACG
- the mapR gene encoding GntR family transcriptional regulator MpaR (MapR regulates genes involved in Pseudomonas quinolone signal (PQS) production and anthranilate metabolism) has translation MKRYERFADDIAELIRSGVLGPGQRVPSVRYASQTHGVSPSTVFQAYYLLERRGLIRARPRSGYFVNAHAPRPFCEPQPQAPASESTDVDVSGLVFSILDSIKDPHTVPFGSAFPSPSLFPLQRLSRSLASASRAMDPRMVVTDLSPGNPQLRRQIALRYMVGGLMLPMEELLITNGALEALNLCLQAVTQPGDLVAIEAPAFYACLQVLERLKLKAVEIPVHPREGMDLGVLAQTLDKHPVKAVWCMTNFQNPVGASMPEAKKQELVELLRRHQVPLIEDDVYAELYYSQQAPKPAKAFDTEGLVMHCGSFAKSLAPGYRIGWVAAGRFAQKIERLKLMTSLCASMPAQAAIADYLQHGGYDRHLRKLRYALEGQQANMLAAIARHFPAQTRVSQPSGGYFLWLELPEQMDALKLFHMALAQGISIAPGPIFSPTRRFGNCIRLNYGSPWGDGAEQAMETLGRIVRSF, from the coding sequence ATGAAACGCTACGAACGATTCGCCGACGACATTGCCGAACTGATCCGCTCCGGGGTGCTCGGCCCCGGCCAGCGGGTGCCCTCGGTGCGCTACGCCAGCCAGACCCACGGGGTCAGCCCGTCCACCGTGTTCCAGGCCTACTACCTGCTGGAGCGCCGCGGCCTGATCCGCGCGCGGCCGCGCTCTGGCTACTTCGTCAACGCCCACGCGCCGCGGCCGTTCTGCGAGCCGCAACCCCAGGCGCCGGCCAGCGAGTCCACCGATGTGGATGTGAGCGGCCTGGTGTTCTCGATCCTCGACTCGATCAAGGACCCGCACACCGTGCCGTTCGGCTCGGCCTTCCCCAGCCCGAGCCTGTTCCCGCTGCAGCGCCTGTCCCGTTCGCTGGCCAGCGCCAGCCGGGCCATGGACCCACGCATGGTGGTCACCGACCTGTCGCCGGGCAACCCGCAACTGCGTCGGCAGATCGCCCTGCGCTACATGGTCGGCGGGCTGATGCTGCCGATGGAAGAGCTGCTGATCACCAACGGCGCGCTGGAAGCCTTGAACCTGTGCCTGCAGGCCGTGACCCAGCCCGGTGACCTGGTGGCCATCGAGGCACCGGCCTTCTATGCCTGCCTGCAGGTGCTCGAGCGCCTCAAGCTCAAGGCGGTGGAAATCCCGGTGCACCCGCGCGAGGGCATGGACCTCGGCGTGCTGGCCCAGACCCTGGACAAGCACCCGGTCAAGGCCGTGTGGTGCATGACCAACTTCCAGAACCCGGTGGGCGCGAGCATGCCGGAGGCCAAGAAGCAGGAACTGGTCGAGCTGCTGCGCCGCCACCAGGTGCCGCTGATCGAGGATGACGTCTACGCCGAGCTGTACTACTCGCAGCAGGCGCCGAAGCCGGCCAAGGCCTTCGACACCGAAGGGCTGGTGATGCATTGCGGCTCGTTCGCCAAGAGCCTGGCCCCAGGCTATCGCATTGGCTGGGTCGCCGCTGGGCGCTTCGCGCAGAAGATCGAGCGGCTCAAGCTGATGACCTCGCTGTGCGCCTCGATGCCGGCCCAGGCGGCGATCGCCGATTACCTGCAGCACGGCGGCTACGATCGCCACCTGCGCAAGCTGCGCTACGCGCTGGAGGGCCAGCAGGCCAACATGCTCGCCGCCATCGCCCGCCACTTCCCGGCGCAGACCCGGGTCAGCCAGCCTTCCGGCGGCTACTTCCTGTGGCTGGAACTGCCCGAACAGATGGACGCGCTGAAGCTGTTCCACATGGCGTTGGCCCAGGGCATCAGCATCGCCCCTGGGCCGATCTTCTCGCCGACCCGGCGCTTCGGCAACTGCATCCGCCTGAACTATGGCAGCCCTTGGGGCGATGGCGCGGAGCAGGCCATGGAGACCCTCGGGCGGATCGTGCGTTCGTTCTAG
- the ccoG gene encoding cytochrome c oxidase accessory protein CcoG — MSDRIPFRVIEIAPTTHKSKSQVAGGIHTRSFTGFYRNLRIAFAGLLFVLFFGTAWLQWGDRQAVLWDLADSKFHIFGATFWPQDFILLSALLIICAFGLFAITVFAGRVWCGYSCPQSTWTWLFMWCEKIAEGDRNQRIKLAAAPWGAEKIARRGLKHGLWLAIGVLTGLTFVGYFTPIRPLAAELFTFELGGVALFWVLFFTAATYLNAGWLREAVCMHMCPYARFQSVMFDKDTLAVAYDPSRGEARGPRKKGSDARSQGLGDCIDCTLCVQVCPTGIDIREGLQMACIGCAACIDACDGVMDKMGYARGLIGYKSEHNLQGGKTHWLRPRLLGYAAALTVMIGALVVALQMRPMVSMDVIKDRGLFRENALGQIENIYLLKIINKTQEPQHYRLRLVDADGFELHGRTEFTLASGEMSELPVSVAMLADRPTSSSQELTFEIQDSDQPGIRSTAHSRFVAPMNR, encoded by the coding sequence ATGAGCGACAGAATCCCCTTCCGAGTCATCGAGATTGCCCCCACCACCCACAAGAGCAAAAGCCAGGTGGCCGGTGGCATTCATACACGCAGTTTCACCGGCTTCTACCGCAACCTACGGATCGCCTTCGCCGGGTTGCTGTTCGTGCTGTTCTTCGGCACCGCCTGGTTGCAATGGGGCGACCGCCAGGCCGTGCTCTGGGACCTGGCCGACAGCAAGTTCCATATCTTCGGCGCGACCTTCTGGCCGCAGGACTTCATCCTGCTGTCGGCGCTGCTGATCATCTGCGCCTTCGGCCTGTTCGCCATCACCGTGTTCGCCGGGCGCGTGTGGTGCGGCTACAGCTGCCCGCAAAGCACCTGGACCTGGCTGTTCATGTGGTGCGAGAAGATCGCCGAGGGCGACCGCAACCAGCGCATCAAGCTGGCCGCCGCGCCGTGGGGCGCGGAGAAGATCGCCCGTCGCGGCCTCAAGCATGGCCTGTGGCTGGCCATCGGCGTGCTCACCGGGCTGACCTTCGTCGGCTACTTCACGCCGATCCGCCCGCTGGCTGCCGAACTGTTCACCTTCGAGCTGGGTGGGGTAGCCTTGTTCTGGGTGCTGTTCTTCACCGCCGCCACCTATCTCAATGCCGGCTGGCTGCGCGAAGCGGTGTGCATGCACATGTGCCCCTATGCACGGTTCCAGAGCGTGATGTTCGACAAGGACACCCTGGCAGTGGCCTACGACCCCAGCCGCGGTGAAGCCCGTGGCCCGCGCAAGAAAGGCAGCGACGCGCGCAGCCAGGGCCTGGGCGACTGCATCGACTGCACCCTGTGTGTGCAGGTGTGCCCCACCGGCATCGATATCCGCGAAGGCCTGCAAATGGCCTGCATCGGCTGCGCCGCCTGCATCGACGCCTGCGATGGGGTGATGGACAAGATGGGCTATGCGCGCGGCCTGATCGGCTACAAGTCCGAACACAACCTGCAAGGCGGCAAGACCCACTGGCTGCGCCCTCGCCTGCTCGGCTACGCCGCCGCGCTGACGGTGATGATCGGCGCCCTGGTGGTCGCCCTGCAGATGCGCCCGATGGTATCGATGGACGTGATCAAGGACCGTGGCCTGTTCCGCGAGAACGCCTTGGGCCAGATCGAGAACATCTACCTGCTCAAGATCATCAACAAGACCCAGGAACCCCAGCACTATCGTCTGCGCCTGGTTGACGCCGACGGCTTCGAGCTGCACGGCCGCACCGAATTCACCCTGGCCTCCGGCGAGATGAGCGAACTGCCGGTGTCGGTGGCGATGCTTGCCGATCGCCCGACCAGCAGTTCCCAGGAACTGACCTTCGAGATCCAGGACAGCGACCAGCCGGGGATCCGCAGCACTGCGCACAGCCGTTTCGTCGCGCCGATGAATCGCTGA
- a CDS encoding DUF4239 domain-containing protein produces the protein MNALWIALAIFGCLVAASLLMMLWYPKLASRHRDEDTNTVIRLVANIFVVMTSLVFGLMINSAKNTFESIDANFHGYATSMIIFDRTLRGYGDSAQETRNRLIIYLEHAIATPYRGDEALQHRNSEAAKYLDDIGKSLAVIKPPDRYHETMLQDIRQQYHSLIEQRWRIVEQSEGAIPGPLIGMLAAWLTLIFASFGYRAPHNSMVIAMFIISSLLISASVYLVLDMDVPFHGPIQISDEPLRRALAVMQL, from the coding sequence ATGAACGCTCTCTGGATCGCACTGGCCATTTTTGGGTGCTTGGTTGCCGCCTCGCTGCTCATGATGCTGTGGTACCCAAAGCTGGCATCCCGCCACAGGGATGAAGACACAAATACAGTAATTCGCCTGGTAGCTAACATTTTTGTGGTTATGACATCACTGGTCTTTGGCTTGATGATCAATTCTGCCAAAAATACCTTCGAGTCCATTGATGCAAACTTCCATGGGTATGCAACCAGCATGATCATTTTTGATCGGACACTGCGGGGCTATGGCGATTCGGCCCAGGAGACTCGCAACCGACTGATCATCTATCTTGAGCACGCTATCGCGACGCCATACCGGGGGGACGAGGCGCTGCAACATCGTAACAGCGAAGCAGCTAAATACTTGGATGACATAGGAAAATCTTTGGCCGTTATTAAGCCGCCGGACCGTTACCATGAAACGATGCTGCAGGATATTCGTCAGCAATATCATTCGCTCATCGAGCAACGCTGGAGGATCGTCGAGCAGTCAGAGGGGGCAATTCCCGGCCCGCTTATCGGGATGCTTGCTGCTTGGTTGACGCTCATTTTCGCCAGTTTTGGATACCGCGCGCCCCATAATTCGATGGTAATAGCGATGTTCATCATTTCTTCATTGCTTATTTCGGCTTCCGTGTACCTCGTATTGGACATGGACGTGCCATTTCACGGCCCTATCCAGATATCCGACGAGCCTCTGCGCAGGGCGCTCGCCGTAATGCAGCTTTAA
- a CDS encoding MerR family transcriptional regulator codes for MNIGELERRSGIGRHALRYYEQLGLIVAHRQANNYRSYSDQTVVDLAFIQSAQGVGFSLAEIGDILAARRGNTINCAQGAALVASKMAEIQTKITTLQATYVFLEAERVKLEASAIALGQTIPHLPVLGRAATQ; via the coding sequence GTGAACATTGGAGAGTTGGAGCGCCGCAGTGGCATTGGCCGCCATGCATTGCGCTATTACGAACAACTCGGGCTTATCGTGGCCCATCGACAGGCCAACAACTATCGCAGCTACAGCGATCAGACCGTTGTTGATCTGGCCTTCATTCAGAGTGCCCAGGGCGTGGGCTTTTCACTCGCCGAGATTGGCGACATTCTTGCTGCCAGGCGGGGTAATACGATCAATTGCGCGCAAGGCGCGGCCTTGGTCGCCAGCAAGATGGCCGAAATTCAGACGAAAATCACCACCTTGCAAGCCACGTATGTTTTTCTGGAAGCAGAGCGTGTGAAGCTTGAAGCCAGTGCCATTGCCCTCGGACAGACCATTCCTCACCTTCCTGTACTTGGGCGTGCCGCAACGCAATAG
- a CDS encoding SDR family oxidoreductase, translating to MSVECFVTGGSGFVGQHLLAHLTATGHKTWVLMRTPANIERLREQVGRLGGNPACIHAVEGDISREGLGLSEADEQRVSSASVVFHLAAQFSWGLTMERAREVNVQGALRVARLAASQRIRLLMVGGFMLQNLSHLASIGVDNECPENTNWPAVYGRAGGYEGSKLESHFAVIRYMQEAGADYTIVHPATVCGHSESGHILEGQPLAELIRNLAQGRFKAVPGSTRHWLPLVSVDYLVTMMTCAAFDPSMANQQVLALYEHTPNLQGLLGQIARTLKIKAPRRHVAIGLLRWLLTIPGLAARFAISAESLNFIQTQRFDMSHSRQLELKYRLTHPDMARALEKTVRYVKDYLPH from the coding sequence ATGAGCGTGGAATGTTTCGTCACAGGCGGCAGTGGGTTTGTAGGTCAACATTTACTGGCCCATCTTACCGCGACAGGGCACAAGACCTGGGTGCTTATGCGCACCCCTGCAAACATCGAGCGCCTCAGGGAGCAGGTAGGCCGACTGGGCGGTAACCCTGCCTGTATCCATGCCGTTGAGGGCGATATCAGCAGAGAGGGGCTTGGGCTCAGCGAGGCAGACGAGCAGCGCGTGTCTTCGGCCTCTGTGGTCTTCCACCTCGCGGCGCAATTTTCCTGGGGGCTGACAATGGAGCGCGCCCGCGAAGTCAATGTGCAAGGGGCGCTGAGAGTCGCCAGGCTTGCGGCGAGCCAGCGCATCCGCTTGCTGATGGTGGGTGGCTTCATGCTGCAAAACCTTAGCCACCTTGCCAGTATCGGGGTTGACAATGAGTGCCCTGAAAACACGAACTGGCCCGCGGTCTACGGCCGTGCAGGTGGCTACGAAGGCAGCAAGCTCGAGTCCCATTTTGCGGTCATCCGTTACATGCAGGAAGCGGGCGCGGATTACACAATCGTTCATCCTGCTACGGTGTGTGGCCACAGCGAGAGTGGGCACATTCTGGAAGGACAACCTTTGGCCGAACTCATTCGAAACCTGGCACAAGGCCGGTTCAAAGCTGTTCCCGGTTCCACCAGGCACTGGTTGCCATTAGTCAGCGTCGATTACCTGGTGACAATGATGACTTGCGCGGCGTTCGACCCCTCGATGGCCAACCAGCAGGTCCTGGCACTCTATGAGCACACACCGAACTTGCAGGGGCTGCTAGGGCAGATAGCGAGAACGCTGAAGATCAAGGCACCCCGCCGCCATGTAGCGATAGGGTTGCTGAGATGGCTTTTGACAATTCCCGGACTGGCGGCCCGATTCGCGATCAGCGCCGAGTCATTGAATTTTATTCAGACGCAACGCTTTGATATGAGCCATAGCAGGCAATTGGAACTGAAGTATCGGTTGACACATCCCGACATGGCGCGAGCTTTGGAAAAGACAGTGCGCTACGTCAAAGATTACTTGCCCCATTGA
- a CDS encoding AAA family ATPase, with amino-acid sequence MQRVMIVGQPGSGKSTLARKLGEQTGLPVVHIDTIHWQPGWVERSPDEKTRLCREVEARERWIFEGGHSTTWSNRLARADMLIWIDRSAALRFWRVFCRTTLNRGRSRPDLPDDCPELLANLPEFFRFMWRTKNSAREKMKQLVTRAPSGCRVVCLRSNRDTEVFLASLGTLPDQVARGH; translated from the coding sequence ATGCAACGGGTGATGATCGTTGGCCAGCCTGGGTCTGGGAAAAGTACCTTGGCGCGCAAGCTTGGCGAGCAGACAGGCTTGCCGGTCGTGCATATCGACACGATTCACTGGCAGCCAGGGTGGGTTGAGCGAAGCCCTGACGAGAAGACGCGTCTTTGCCGTGAGGTCGAGGCCCGTGAGCGCTGGATCTTCGAAGGCGGGCATTCGACCACCTGGAGCAACCGCCTGGCCCGCGCAGATATGTTGATATGGATCGATCGGTCGGCGGCGCTTCGCTTCTGGCGCGTGTTCTGCAGAACGACGCTCAACCGCGGTCGTTCACGGCCTGACTTGCCGGACGACTGCCCGGAACTGCTGGCCAACCTGCCGGAGTTCTTCAGGTTCATGTGGCGGACGAAAAACTCGGCCAGGGAGAAGATGAAGCAACTCGTGACAAGGGCACCGTCGGGTTGTCGCGTGGTCTGCCTGCGGTCCAATCGAGATACCGAAGTTTTTCTCGCGAGCCTGGGAACATTGCCTGATCAGGTGGCGCGAGGTCATTAG